From the genome of Thunnus thynnus chromosome 1, fThuThy2.1, whole genome shotgun sequence, one region includes:
- the cmtm3 gene encoding CKLF-like MARVEL transmembrane domain-containing protein 3 translates to MGDIEAPNANQPRQTILLSILPSKEFASSRKGMLLIAEVALSFVSFVCFAASKAAAFVTVPLLEFLAALFLLFAYSTKFNERFKGFLWPLMDFMRCVTASIIFFIISIIAVSKYADGSSKAAGVFGFIATIVFALDFYFIFNELANFLKQGGESNDEPSRQQDEFSDSDSD, encoded by the exons atGGGGGACATCGAGGCTCCCAACGCGAACCAGCCGCGCCAGACTATCTTACTCTCCATTCTTCCCAGCAAAGAGTTCGCCTCTTCAAGGAAAGGAATGCTGCTTATTGCTGAAGTG GCTTTGTCCTTCGTATCGTTTGTGTGTTTCGCTGCGTCTAAAGCAGCAGCCTTTGTGACAGTTCCCCTGCTGGAGTTCCTGGCTGCTCTCTTCTTGCTGTTTGCATACTCCACCAAGTTCAACGAGAGGTTTAAGGGCTTCCTCTGGCCTCTTATG GATTTCATGAGATGTGTGACGGCCTCCATCAtcttttttatcatttccaTTATTGCAGTGTCCAAATATGCAGACGGTTCCTCCAAGGCAGCCGGG GTATTCGGATTCATTGCCACCATCGTATTTGctttagatttttatttcatttttaatgagctGGCCAATTTTCTAAAGCAAGGAGGGGAGTCCAACGACGAGCCATCAAGACAGCAAG ATGAATTTTCAGACTCTGATTCGGACTGA
- the LOC137181297 gene encoding proteolipid protein 2 — translation MSEDQNITTTMDVDTAFLKSKRGILKLAEMVTLFVAFVCFATASRSEHIAATFIELLITSFLLLLYLLKLNKKFTLFFWPLVDAFNSVFAAVYFLVLSIIALRTYAFTGTLVGGIIGFLSAGLLTVDTYTVFKNITFNKPRNETQNQVSQDMT, via the exons ATGTCAGAGGATCAAAATATAACAACGACCATGGACGTGGACACTGCTTTTCTCAAATCGAAGAGAGGCATCCTGAAACTAGCAGAGATG gTGACTCTGTTTGTGGCGTTCGTGTGTTTTGCCACAGCATCCAGATCAGAGCACATTGCAGCCACGTTCATAGAGTTGCTGATCACTTCATTTCTGCTGTTACTGTACCTGCTCAAACTCAACAAGAAGTTTACTCTCTTCTTTTGGCCTCTCGTT gatgctttcaattcagtttttgcAGCAGTCTACTTTCTCGTCTTGAGTATTATTGCCTTGAGAACATACGCTTTCACAGGCACACTGGTTGGAGGG ATAATTGGTTTCTTGTCAGCTGGGCTGCTGACTGTGGACACCTACACAGTTTTCAAGAACATCACATTCAACAAGCCAAGAAATGAAACCCAGAATCAAGTCAGTcaagacatgacatga